TGCTTATaaatgaacaatattttaaatttccaaattttctttaatcatatTTGTGTTAACTGctcatcaaaaatttatttcaagatgtTCGTATTTCTAGAGTTTATGGCGTTTATAcagttttgaggttaggttatattaaaatatatatatatataaaaggaGAATTTTTGCATTCcgtaattgtttaccaaaaaaaattaagattatgtTTTGATGCTTTcgatttttatgagttttttttttgaagttttttattttccatgcGAATTTGTAGTTTTCCATGCGGAATTATTACAAAAtctaaaactttcaaccaaaaaagatgaattttcaaaaagaaaactcgaattttccacaaaatagtaccttttccaacaaaatagacttgatttttaaacaaaagaaagttgaacttaaccaaaagatatgaatttttaaccaaatagattcatttccagtttaaaaaaaaaaaaaaaaaaaaaaaagaattttcagctagAGATGAATCTccaagaaaaaatgcatttttaaaaaagtagttcaacaataaaaaaaatgaatgcccaacacagataattttaaaaaattgaattgtaaattaataagttaaattaatctaaaaactacaatttttcaaccagatataaATGTTAAtcggaaaataaatctttttattttgatttttaaggattttcttaaaaagtcatcttttttagatcaaaattcaactctcgtttaatttaattttaatgttctgAATGCCCTGATGAATCAATCAttcatatttatgtaaaattaatgcGGGTACCGTATTGAATTCGATTGAAGACTCTTCGATTTcccaacttttaaaataaaattattgcattttcagtcaaaaaagataaaattttgaattcataagttgaattcaaccaaaaaggagaaattttaaaccaaagatatgaatcttcaaacgaaaaaattaatttttaacaatgctgttaaaattcaaccaaaaaagattaaaatttaaaatcaaaaagttaaattcaaacaaaaacgaaaattttttaaacaaatatagtaaatttcactcgaaaaaatgaatttttaacaaagtagtttaatatttaaccaaaaaagattacaattttaattaaatcaaaaagttaaattcaatcaaaaatgaaatttttttacccaaatatagtaaatttcaatcgaaaaaatgaatttttaacaaagtagtttaatattcaaccaaaaaagattacaattttaaatcaaaaagttgaattcaaccaaaaatgaaaaaatttcgaatcaaagatatgaatcttcattcgaaaaaactaattttcaagaaagaaatttagagttcaaccaaaaaaattttaattttaaattataaagttaaattcaatcaaaaacaaaataattttaaccaaatataataaatcttaaatcgaaaaaattaattttcaacaaagcagtttaaNNNNNNNNNNNNNNNNNNNNNNNNNNNNNNNNNNNNNNNNNNNNNNNNNNNNNNNNNNNNNNNNNNNNNNNNNNNNNNNNNNNNNNNNNNNNNNNNNNNNAtaagttaaattcaatcaaaaataaaagatatgaatctttaatcgaaaaaattaatttttaacaaagtagtttaatattcaaccaaaaaagatttaaattttaaattaaaaatttgaattcaaccaaaaatgaaaaaatttcgaaccaaagatatgaatcttcattcaaaaaaataattttcaaaaaagaagtttagaattcaaccgaaaattattctaatttttgatttaaaattttaattcaaagataccaatcttcaatcgaaaaattaattttaaacatattagtttaatattaaaccaaaaaaaaaaatttaattttaaattaaagagttaaattcaatcaaaaacgaaaaaatttccaaccaaatatatcaatcttcaatcgaaaaaaattaatttttcacaaagcagtttaaaattcaaccaaaaaagatttaaattttaaatcaaaaagttaaattcaatcaaaaacgaacatttttaaaccaaatatagtaaatttcaatcgaaaaaatgaatttttaacaaagtagtttaatattcaaccaaaaaagattacaattttaaattaaaaagttgaattcaaccaaaaatgaaaaaaattcgaaccaaagatatgaatcttcattcgaaaaaattaattttcaacaaagcagtttagaattcaaccgaaaaagattaaaattttaaattaaatagtttaattcaactaaaaatgaattattttaaccaaatataatgaatctcaatcgaaaaaattaatttctgacaaagcaatataatattcaaccaaacaagatttaaattttaaattaataagttaaattcaatcaaaaataaaagatatgaatctttaatcgaaaaaattaatttttaacaaagtagtttagtattcaaccaaaaaagatttaaatttttaatgaagttaaattcaatcaaaaacgaaaattttgtaaccaaaaataatgaatctcaatcgaaaaaataaatttaaacaaaattgtttaatattcaaccaaaaaagattgcaacgttaaattaaaaagttgaattcagcCANNNNNNNNNNNNNNNNNNNNNNNNNNNNNNNNNNNNNNNNNNNNNNNNNNNNNNNNNNNNNNNNNNNNNNNNNNNNNNNNNNNNNNNNNNNNNNNNNNNNagtttaatattcaaccaaaaaaaattttaatttgaaattataaagttaaattcaatcgaaaacgaaaaatttttaacaaaatagtttaatattaaaccaaaaaaaattttaatttttaattagagttaaattcaatcaaaaacgaaaaaatctccaaccaaatatatcaatcttcaatcgaaaaaattaattcttaacaaactagtttaatatgaattcaaaaaagtttttaattaaaagttataaagttaaatttaatcaaaaacgaaaaatgtttaaccaaatataatGAATCATCAttcggaaataataatttttaacaaagtagtttaaaattcaaccgaaaaagattaaaatttttaattaaaaattgaaattctaccaaaaacgaaaaaatttctaaccaaagatatgaatcttcaatcgaaaaaattaatttttaacaaagcagtttaatgcttgaccaaaaaagattttaattttaaattaaaaagttaaattcaatcaaaaatgaaattttttatcataaataaataattaaaaattcttctgttttaaacgaaaatttaccttttttttaataaaaatgcaactattaggttaaaaaatcgtctttttagattgaaaattaaatttttttcgtataaactttttttcttatttaaaattcatattttgatcgtaaaaagtcaactaaaatctttttgaacagaaaacgagatttttttttaatttatcttttcgatctaaaaattcatctgtttagatagaaatttcattatttttttaaaaataaaaatgcaactttttgattaaaaatgatttttctttgaatattcaactattttgtttgaaatttttggttgaattagtttgttaataaaccttttttgtcaagatttatatgtttaattgaaaattcagctacttgggtcaaagttaaaacacattgttaaaaattaattttttggattaaaggcttatatctttggttgaaaattcacctgtttagcGGAAAAcccttctttttggtttaaaatgatttttttcttggtttaaaatttcacttctgttggataaaaatgcatccacttcgtaaaaaactttattttctgttggtcatatttttggtttgaaaaataaatctttgcaggaaaaattcgtcttttggcataaagattttaaaatttagacacatttttatttatttcttaaataaaaaatctttattggttgaaaattcgtctttttcgttttaaaattattattttttgtataaatttcaaattttatgattgAATCATAATCCATgaccttttttttttgtgaatttatgtttttttatgttgaatattgaactattctgttaaaaattaaattgttttcttgaaaattcaagtagtttcTTAAAGCAGccattttaaatagtataaaagacatttttgcgtttaaaataaattaattaacttaaaaactttaaatgcgTGAAATCTGATAATATTATGGCACttctttctacaaaaattgaaatttatattttagaatccTTCAATCTAAAAGGAAAAAATGGCGTGTATTCCTTGCGTCGTGATACCAATATTACTCCTCATCTTCAGATTTCTTATTCAGCCGATTCTATTAAAATTCTGGTATCGCAAAAAGGAAGGTGAAGAAGGAGAGAAAAAGGAACCACCAACTTTAgtcaaagaatgtaaaaatggagtCTGCAAAATGGTATGGAAGGATGGCGACGACGTTATGAAAGTCGATTAAAAACAGcaatttctacgattttccaatTATTCGACAGCATTTAATGAAcactttaatttcaatttttaactttccatTCAGAAACTCGATTTTTCCTTAattgtaaatacaaaaaaaaattatataaaagtccAGCCTCAATTattatgaatttgaataaatggTGCGTAAAATATGTACCTGTAATGtttgaattcgaaatttttaaactaattttgagtTATTTGTATTCTAGGGTAATTCATTATGttagaatttatttatcttcAGATATTTATCGCAATTGTAACTTTTTTGAGTCTACTCAAaccatggaaaattttttttttataattccagGATTTCcgggtataattttttatagtacgttttattataaataatgctttatttttcactttttgtaaatatctaaatgtgtagaaaaagtaatattatgtaaaatgaattctttttttgttcatttgaaaaagtaactaatatttttaattttgaaaagcttgaaataaatattactagtaaaattatttattatttattgaatttgtccCCAAAGTCCAAGAATTTgaataatatattgttttaaattttatttgatctttctatatttcaaattaatgcatttttcagaaaattaattaattttcaaccaaaaagacgaaatttctacaaaaacggcgacttttcaaaaaaataaatgaattttcaaccataatagttcaattttgaaatgacaaagattattttttaacaaaaaatggaatagttaattttttaactcaaaaaaatgattttaaacatgaaaaaaaaacagattttcaaaaaatagttaagttttcaatcagtttttaattaacatgatgaattctcaattttcatagattaattttctacaaaaaaaagtcgatttttcaacaaagtagaggaattttgaactaaaaaaatatcaattttcgataaaaaatggaagattaactttctaataaaaaaatttattgataaacaagaatttttttttaacaaaatagttaaattctcaaccgaagtttactttttaacaaaatagtctaaattaaaaccaaatagttgcattttcacaacaacaattagtttttaacgaaaaaagttataGTTGATATATCTTATTTTCAGGTCAAGAACAATtgaattcactcaaaaaatatgaaatttcaacaaaaaaatagatcgtttttatctaaaaattcaacttttttttaaattattgtttttagtataaaactcaactatttggtttaaagttgaattactttgttaaaaatatttcattggttataggtttaattattttgttcaaaattaattttttcttggttaaaaattacgattgtttttagtttactttttgattgaaaatttatattttcggaatagaaatgaaactgttttttttttagagaattcgcctttttgtgttaaaatttaagaatttggttggatttttttgtctttttcgactgaaaaattcaattcttctttaaaaattcgtttctttggtttgaaaattcatcagttaatatttaaaccacaaagtttgcaattttaattaataagcagttgaattcaaccaaaaaatatttttcaacaaaaaagttaaatttgcaacaaaaaattaaacagttctatttttgcaaaaaaaaataattaaaaaaaaatagtttagtttcaaCTGACAGTcaaattttccgtaaaaacaattaactttcaaccaaaaaaaaaggattttccaaaaaatagttacatttttaacaaaagagatgaattttcaagaaaatagttgaattgagccaaaaaagatgattttttaacggaaaattgagcttttttatttaaacataacaatttaattttaaattgataatttttagttgaatattcatctgtttggttcaaatttgaaatactttgttaaacattcattttttcttctttaaatatgattttttttgccagaaatattaacttttccattttttgttgaaaattaattatttttagttgattttttgtttgaaaatttatactttcagattaaaaatgcaaccgttttgtagaaaagtcgccTTCTTGTcttaagaattcaagaattttaacattttagttccttttgactaaaaaatctttcttggttgaaaattcaactattttcataaaaattcgttttttttttggtataaaaatgcaTCAGCTGATATTTTACtgacaaaatattgcaattttaaataaagaacagttaaacttagaccaaaaaatacgattttttaaataaaccaagGTTAACTTCCtatcgaaagagatgaatttaaacaaaacaaaattgacttttcaaacatgaaaaaatttgcaaaaaaaacgaaaaaatgtcaaacaactggttgaatttactacaaaacagtttaattttctatccaaaaatatcaggtttcaacaaaaaagttaattttcaaccaaatagttgaattttcaacacaaaaagacaatttttctataaaatggttgaattttctatctgaaaatatcaggttttcataaaaagttaattttcaaccaaatagtcgaatttttcaattgaattgttgagtttttaaaccaagaagatgaattttcaacaaaaatgattgaattttcagcacaaaaagaccaattttctacaaaacagtttaattttctatccaaaaatatcaggtttcaacaaaaaagttaattttcaaccaaatagttgaattttcaacacaaaaagacaaattttctataaaatggttgaattttctatctgaaaatatcaggttttcataaaaagttaattttcagccaaatagtcgaatttttcaattgaattgttgagtttttaaaccaagaagatgaattttcaacaaaaatgattgaattttcagcacaaaaagaccaattttctacaaaacagtttaattttctatccaaaaatatcaggtttcaacaaaaaagttaattttcaaccaaatagttgaattttcaacacaaaaagacaaattttctataaaatggttgaattttctatccgaaaatatcaggttttaataaaaagttaattttcaaccaaatagttgaatttttcaattaaattgttgagtttttaaaccaagaagatgaattttcaacaaaaatgattgaattttcatcacaaaaagaccaattttctacaaaacagttgaattttctatccgcAAATATCaggttttaataaaaagttaatttgtaacaaaaaaagacaaattttctacaaaatggttgaattttcaaaccgaaaatatgagtttaaataaaaagtgaattttcaattaaattgttgagtttttaaaccaagaagatgaactttcaacaaaaatgattgaattttcatcacaaaaagaccaattttttacaaaacagttgaattttctatccaaaaatatcaggttttaataaaaagttaattttcaaccaaatagttgaattttgaaacaaattattgaattttcagcacaaagagacaaattttctataaaacagttgaattttcattccgaaaatttgactttaaatgaaaagttcatttgtcaatcaaatagttgaattttctaccataatagttgaattttcaattaaattgttgcgtttttaaaccaaaaagacgaattttcaaaccgaaaatatgtgtttaaataaaaagtgaattgttaaataaatagttgaattttcaacttaattgttgagtttttaaaccaaaaatacgaattttcatcacaaaaacaccaattttctacaaatcagttgaattttgaaacaaattattgaattttcagcacataaagacaaattttctacaaaacagttgaatttttattccgaaaatttgactttaaatgaaaagttaattgtcaatcaaatagttgaattttcaattaaattgttgagtttttaaacaaaaaagacgaattttcaaaccgaaaatatgagttttaataaaaaaaagtgcatttttaaccaaatggttgaattttcaattaaattgttgagtttttgaaccaaaaagacgaattttcaacaaaaatgattgaattttcatcacaaaaagaccaattttctacaaaacagttgaatttttatccgaaaatatcaggttttaacaaaaagttaattttcaaccaaataaatgaatttaaaaaaaaaatattgaattttcaacacaaaaagaccaattttctattaaaatagctGAATTGTCAAGTAAagtgttgaatttaaaaaccaaagacgaattttcaaaccgaaaatatgagttgaaaaaagtgaattgttaacaattaaaaaaaaaacccgaaaaaatgtcaaacaaatggttgaatttactacaaaacagttgaattatctatCCAAAAATATcaggtttcaacaaaaaagttaattttcaaccaaatagttgaattttcaacacaaaaagacaaattttctataaaatggtagaattttcaaaccgaaaatatgagtttacataaaaagtgaattttcaaccaaatagttgaattttcaacaaaaatgattgaattttcatcacaaaaagaccatttttctacaaaacagttgaattttctatccaaaaatatcaggtttttataaaaagttaattttcaaccaaatagtcgaatttttcaattaaattgttgagtttttaaaccaagaagatgaattttcaacaaaaatgattgaattttcatcacaaaaagaccaattttctacaaaacagtggaatttttatccgaaaatatcaggttttaacaaaaagttaattttcaaccaaatagatgaactttaaaaaaaaattattgaattttcaacacaaaaagaccaattttctattaaaatagttgaattgtcaattaaagtgttgaatttaaaaaacaaagacgaattttcaaaccgaaaatatgagttgaaaaaagtgaattgttaaccaaatagtggaattttcaaccatgaaaaaattttcaaacaaaaagaaaaaatgtcaaacaaattgttaaatttactaCAACACAGCTGAATTTACTATCCGAAAATATcaggttttgaaaaaaaagttaaatttcaaccaaatagttgaacttttaaccaaaattattgaattttcaacacaaaaaggcaaattttctacaaaatggttgaatcttcaaacctaaaatatgagtttaaatgaaaagtgaattctcaatcaaatagtgaaatattctaacaaagtagttgaattttctatccgaaaatatcaggttttaacaaaaaaaatttaattttcaaccaaatagttgaattttctactaaaatagttgaatttttaattaaattgttgaatttacaaaacaaagacgaattttcaactaaaattattaacttttcaaaccgaaaatatgagttcaaataaaaagtgcatttttaaccaaatggtggaattttcatcatgaaaagaccaattttcgacaaaacagttgaattttctatccgaaaatatcaggttttgaaaaaaaaagttaattttcaaccaaatagttgaacttttaacaaaaattattgaattttcaaggcaaaaagacaaattttctacaagatggttgaatcttcaaacctaaaatatgagtttaaataaaaagtgaattttcaatgaaatagtcgaattttctaataaaatagttgaatttttaattaaattgttgaatttaaaaaacaaagacgaattttcaaccaaattattaacttttcaaaccgaaaatatgagtttaaataaaaagtgcatttttaaccaaacggttgaattttttacaaaaattattgaaatttcatcacaaaaggaccaattttctacaaaacagttgaattttctatctgaaaatatcaggttttgaaaaaaaagttaattttcaaccaaatagttgaagttttaatcaaaattattgaatttttaacacaaaaaaaaacaaattttctaccaaatggttgaatcttcaaaccaaaaatatgagtttaaataaaaagtgaattttcaatgaaatagtcgaattttctaataaaatagttgaatttttaattaaattgttgaatttaaaaaacaaagacgaattttcaaccaaaattattaacttttcaaaccgaaaatatgagtttaaataaaaagtgcatttttaaccaaacggttgaattttttacaaaaattattgaaatttcatcacaaaaggaccaattttctacaaaacagttgaattttctatccgaaaatatcaggttttaacaacaaaagttaattttcaaccaaatagttgaattttctactaaaatagttgaatttttaattagattgttgaatttagaaaccaaagatgaattttcaaccaaaattatgcacttttcaatccgaaaatatgagtttaaataaaaaaaaattgtcaaccaaatagttgaattatatactaaaataattaaatttttgtatcacattgttgattttttcaagcacaacagttcaattttcaacctaaaaatatgagtttaaaaaaaaagttaattctgtagaaaattcaaacatttgcttgaaattttgtctctttgtttcctaaaaaaaaaatttcctagttCAAAAGTCAACTCTAGGTTTAAATTCACCTCTTCCGGTagaaatagaaactttttttattaaaaaaatcttatttttgcctgaatacaactgttttt
This Belonocnema kinseyi isolate 2016_QV_RU_SX_M_011 chromosome 3, B_treatae_v1, whole genome shotgun sequence DNA region includes the following protein-coding sequences:
- the LOC117169228 gene encoding UPF0729 protein CG18508, with the translated sequence MACIPCVVIPILLLIFRFLIQPILLKFWYRKKEGEEGEKKEPPTLVKECKNGVCKMVWKDGDDVMKVD